The following are from one region of the Magallana gigas chromosome 6, xbMagGiga1.1, whole genome shotgun sequence genome:
- the LOC105327102 gene encoding protein pygopus: MQMQNHSGHPMSMMGPGGPGNGPQMSGPSMSMAGGGPMMAGPHMSGVGPMSVSGPSMSGPPMSMMSGPGNGPPMAMMSGPGNGPMHMGPGGPGNGPMHMMGPGNVPMSMAGPGGGPMQMQMSGPNGPMQMSGPNGPMQMQGHNGQMPMSHSGPGGNMPDPRSTHPMSSPRGGGGPMHMGPGGPQSMGKIYPPNQSMVFNPANPNAPPIYPCGVCHKEVHENDQAILCESGCNFWFHRMCAGLTEPAFIMLTQEVYAEWVCDKCLNNKNIPLIKMKP, translated from the coding sequence ATGCAGATGCAAAACCATTCAGGACATCCCATGTCAATGATGGGACCGGGAGGACCAGGAAATGGGCCCCAAATGTCAGGCCCCTCAATGTCCATGGCAGGGGGAGGACCAATGATGGCTGGACCACATATGAGCGGTGTTGGGCCAATGTCAGTCAGTGGACCGTCAATGTCAGGGCCTCCCATGTCCATGATGTCAGGCCCTGGTAATGGACCACCCATGGCTATGATGTCTGGGCCAGGAAATGGCCCAATGCATATGGGCCCTGGAGGTCCTGGCAATGGGCCAATGCATATGATGGGACCAGGAAATGTACCTATGTCAATGGCAGGGCCAGGAGGTGGACCCATGCAAATGCAAATGTCTGGTCCTAATGGACCCATGCAGATGTCAGGACCAAATGGACCAATGCAAATGCAAGGTCACAATGGGCAAATGCCTATGTCTCACTCTGGTCCTGGTGGAAATATGCCAGATCCCAGATCGACTCATCCCATGTCAAGTCCTAGGGGAGGAGGTGGGCCCATGCACATGGGACCTGGGGGTCCACAGTCCATGGGGAAAATTTATCCACCCAATCAATCCATGGTATTCAATCCAGCAAATCCAAATGCCCCTCCCATTTATCCGTGTGGAGTGTGCCATAAGGAAGTTCATGAGAATGACCAAGCAATTCTGTGTGAGAGTGGTTGTAATTTTTGGTTTCATCGGATGTGTGCCGGATTAACAGAGCCTGCTTTCATCATGCTTACACAAGAGGTCTATGCTGAATGGGTCTGTGACAAgtgtttaaacaataaaaacattccTCTTATAAAGATGAAACCCTAG